From the Halomonas meridiana genome, one window contains:
- the ppx gene encoding exopolyphosphatase, which translates to MPKDISLPIAAPTAEFESGEPQRLAAIDLGSNSFHLLVANYQNERLQVVARLGEKVQLAAGLDENGYLSEAAMQRALDCLGRFAPFLTDIEGPNLRVVGTNALRDAHNSQTFIERAEAQLGHAIEIIAGREEARLIYLGAAHALAESGRRLIVDIGGGSTEFIIGEAFEPKALESLRMGCVTFTGRFFADGELTEKRMRRAELAALSELANIQRPYQRLGWDDPVGSSGTIKAAASVLFAYGDTPQEGVITRSGLKKLRERLLKCKQLDKVELEGLKPDRARVFPAGIAILSAIFEAFDLEQMRFADGALREGVLYDMAGRNSAEDTRSNTLEMLKRVYDVDTRQAENVADTATRLFDEVKTAWELTAEQGHYLTWASHVHEIGLAISHSQFHRHGAYLLEHSDLAGFSRPEQRLLAFLVRAHRRKFPTKEWQALPASQQPSAAKLARLLRLAVLINHSRPEGAPLPPDINADSQDESLTITLPPSDEPTLLSTDLEQEQAFMANAGFVLHLNNPA; encoded by the coding sequence ATGCCCAAGGACATTTCGCTCCCCATCGCCGCCCCCACTGCCGAGTTCGAGAGCGGTGAGCCGCAGCGCCTAGCCGCCATTGACCTTGGCTCCAATAGCTTTCACCTGCTGGTGGCCAACTACCAGAACGAACGTTTACAAGTAGTGGCACGCTTGGGTGAAAAGGTCCAACTGGCGGCAGGACTAGACGAGAACGGTTACCTCAGCGAGGCCGCCATGCAGCGCGCGCTCGACTGCCTGGGCCGCTTTGCGCCGTTTTTGACCGATATCGAAGGCCCTAACCTTCGCGTCGTGGGCACTAACGCCTTGCGTGACGCTCACAATAGCCAAACGTTCATCGAGCGCGCGGAAGCCCAGCTCGGCCACGCCATCGAGATCATTGCCGGACGCGAAGAAGCCCGCTTGATTTACCTGGGCGCCGCTCACGCGCTGGCAGAAAGCGGCCGCCGCCTGATTGTCGATATTGGCGGCGGGTCCACCGAGTTCATTATCGGCGAGGCCTTCGAACCCAAAGCGCTGGAGAGCCTGCGCATGGGATGCGTCACCTTTACCGGTCGCTTTTTCGCCGACGGCGAATTGACCGAAAAACGCATGCGCCGCGCCGAGCTGGCGGCCCTCTCGGAGCTGGCCAACATCCAGCGCCCCTACCAGCGCTTGGGTTGGGACGACCCCGTGGGCTCCAGCGGCACGATCAAGGCCGCCGCTAGCGTCCTGTTCGCCTATGGTGACACGCCACAAGAGGGAGTGATCACGCGCAGCGGACTCAAGAAGCTGCGCGAGCGGCTGCTCAAGTGCAAACAGCTCGACAAAGTCGAACTGGAGGGTTTGAAACCCGATCGGGCGCGCGTTTTCCCTGCGGGCATTGCCATCTTGAGCGCCATCTTCGAGGCTTTCGATCTCGAGCAGATGCGCTTTGCCGATGGCGCGCTGCGCGAAGGCGTGCTGTACGACATGGCCGGGCGCAATAGCGCCGAAGACACCCGCTCCAACACACTGGAGATGCTCAAACGGGTCTACGATGTCGATACACGCCAAGCGGAAAACGTGGCCGATACGGCCACGCGTCTGTTCGATGAGGTCAAAACGGCATGGGAACTGACCGCCGAGCAGGGCCACTACCTGACCTGGGCCAGCCATGTGCATGAAATCGGGCTGGCGATCTCTCACAGCCAGTTTCATCGCCACGGCGCTTATCTTCTCGAACACTCCGACCTGGCCGGTTTTTCTCGCCCTGAGCAGCGGTTGCTGGCGTTTTTGGTGCGCGCCCATCGGCGTAAATTCCCGACCAAGGAGTGGCAAGCCCTGCCGGCCTCGCAGCAGCCAAGCGCCGCCAAACTGGCTCGCCTGCTGCGCCTCGCCGTCTTGATCAACCACTCCCGCCCGGAGGGCGCTCCCTTACCGCCCGACATCAACGCGGACAGCCAAGACGAGTCGCTGACCATCACGCTGCCCCCCAGCGATGAACCCACGCTGCTCAGCACCGATTTGGAGCAGGAGCAGGCCTTCATGGCCAATGCAGGGTTCGTGCTCCACTTGAACAACCCTGCCTAA